One region of Elusimicrobiota bacterium genomic DNA includes:
- a CDS encoding hypothetical protein (UPF0758 protein), with amino-acid sequence MQENISNSHSGHRDRLKERFRQAYGAGMHDYEVLELLLTYAIPRKDVKPIAKNLLFQFKSLNEVLDASTADIEAVPEMGAHSATLIKLVKEICGLYLARRMENRDLLSSPERVVSFARMKLAGLPHEAFMVIFLNIQNEILAHEIINEGTVDQVAVYPRRIVEKALAHHAAGLIVVHNHPSGYTDPSEEDKRLTHSLKEAALLLSLRVLDHIIVGQRGHFSFLERGLI; translated from the coding sequence ATGCAAGAAAATATTTCGAATTCACATTCTGGCCATCGGGATCGACTCAAGGAACGGTTCCGCCAGGCCTATGGCGCCGGGATGCACGATTATGAGGTCCTCGAACTTCTTTTAACCTACGCGATCCCGCGCAAAGACGTCAAACCCATCGCCAAAAACCTGCTGTTCCAATTTAAAAGTTTGAACGAAGTTTTGGACGCTTCCACGGCGGATATTGAAGCGGTCCCGGAAATGGGGGCCCATTCAGCAACACTCATCAAGTTGGTGAAAGAAATCTGCGGCCTCTATTTGGCGAGGCGAATGGAAAATAGAGATCTGCTGAGCTCTCCTGAAAGAGTGGTGAGTTTTGCGCGTATGAAATTGGCAGGCCTTCCGCATGAAGCCTTTATGGTTATTTTCCTCAATATCCAAAATGAAATTTTGGCCCATGAAATAATCAATGAAGGAACGGTGGACCAGGTCGCCGTTTATCCCCGGAGAATTGTTGAGAAAGCCTTGGCGCATCATGCGGCAGGACTTATTGTTGTTCACAACCATCCCAGTGGTTATACCGATCCGTCCGAAGAAGACAAACGCCTCACACATTCTTTGAAGGAAGCCGCACTGCTGTTGAGCCTACGCGTTCTCGACCATATTATTGTGGGCCAAAGAGGACACTTCAGTTTTCTAGAAAGGGGTTTGATCTAA
- the ctaE_2 gene encoding Cytochrome c oxidase subunit 3, with protein sequence MSHLAVLDKSAPPAIPDMSPGKCGMWIFLVSEIMFFTGLIGSYIVLRLGSGSWPNPWAVLNIPLLTINTTVLLTSSLTMVLAVSAIEQNDSKGAARQLLFTALLGMLFLVIKVFDYLHMIHQGFTISSDLFGSCYYLLTGFHGLHVLSGVILMVYLWKKTKADSFSSENYVRIESSGLYWHFIDVVWVILFAFLCLL encoded by the coding sequence ATGAGTCATTTGGCGGTTCTTGATAAATCAGCCCCACCGGCGATTCCAGATATGTCGCCGGGCAAATGCGGCATGTGGATCTTTTTGGTCTCTGAAATCATGTTTTTTACCGGTCTTATTGGCAGTTATATTGTGCTTCGCTTGGGAAGCGGCAGCTGGCCCAACCCTTGGGCGGTTCTCAACATCCCTCTTCTGACGATTAACACCACAGTTCTTCTTACCTCTAGTTTGACCATGGTTCTCGCGGTTTCGGCCATTGAGCAAAATGATTCAAAGGGAGCGGCGCGACAACTTTTATTCACCGCTCTTCTGGGAATGTTGTTTCTTGTGATCAAGGTGTTCGATTATCTTCACATGATTCATCAGGGGTTCACTATCTCATCAGATCTTTTCGGGTCTTGTTATTACTTGTTGACGGGATTTCATGGCCTTCATGTTTTATCCGGAGTTATTCTGATGGTTTATTTGTGGAAAAAAACCAAAGCCGATTCTTTTTCATCTGAAAATTATGTCCGTATTGAAAGTTCAGGGCTCTATTGGCATTTCATTGATGTGGTGTGGGTCATCCTCTTCGCCTTTTTGTGTTTACTATGA
- the nreC gene encoding Oxygen regulatory protein NreC → MTTTSPLSSAHTRKWRVILVDDHSVVREGFKRKIDESREFSVCGEAGDGVQALGLLAKLKPDIAIIDLNLKGMNGIELIKNIRKRHAKLKILVVSMFDESVYAERALRAGANGYVMKEESIDLTMTALKRIMDGKIHLSEKFSEALLTHAIQGKKSPFLHPIDKLSDRELEVFRLFGQGHKISGIARELNLSIKTVESYRAQIKEKLNLKSAAELDQHAIEWSRNEYLT, encoded by the coding sequence ATGACGACAACCTCTCCCCTCTCTTCCGCCCATACCCGAAAATGGCGGGTTATATTGGTGGACGACCATTCTGTGGTCAGGGAAGGATTTAAGCGAAAAATAGATGAATCCCGTGAATTTTCCGTTTGCGGTGAGGCCGGAGATGGGGTGCAAGCATTGGGACTTTTGGCGAAATTAAAACCGGACATCGCGATCATTGATCTCAACCTCAAAGGAATGAATGGAATTGAGTTGATAAAAAATATCAGAAAACGTCATGCCAAACTCAAAATTCTCGTGGTATCGATGTTTGATGAATCGGTTTACGCGGAACGGGCCTTGCGGGCGGGAGCCAATGGCTATGTCATGAAGGAAGAATCGATTGACCTGACAATGACCGCCCTCAAGCGGATTATGGACGGGAAGATTCACCTGAGCGAAAAGTTTTCCGAGGCTTTGTTAACTCATGCCATTCAAGGAAAGAAATCTCCATTTCTCCACCCGATCGATAAATTAAGTGATCGTGAGTTGGAGGTGTTCCGCCTTTTCGGACAGGGTCACAAGATCAGCGGGATTGCGCGGGAATTAAACTTGAGCATAAAAACTGTTGAATCCTACCGGGCTCAAATAAAAGAAAAACTGAATCTAAAATCAGCCGCCGAGCTGGACCAACATGCCATTGAATGGTCCAGAAATGAGTATTTGACCTAA